In Rouxiella sp. WC2420, the following proteins share a genomic window:
- the glpG gene encoding rhomboid family intramembrane serine protease GlpG produces the protein MIRVLSLSNPRMAQAFVDYMATHDTPLQVKHEGQEVQIWLEDDSKLDFVEAELAMFIKDPLNPRYQAASWHTGSTQTKLNYEHYSYWQRIRSQAGPLTMAVIFICIAVFILQQIYGDQTVMAWLSWPADRSQYFELWRWFTPAFLHFSLLHILFNLMWWWYLGGPVEKLLGSGKLFTIALISALLSGWGQSIFSGILFGGLSGVVYALMGYVWLTGELKPEKGLALPRGLMIFSVAWLVLGYFNVMGLAIANAAHVFGLVVGLIMAFCDTRTPREKRT, from the coding sequence ATGATAAGAGTTTTAAGCCTGTCTAACCCCCGCATGGCGCAGGCATTTGTCGATTACATGGCAACACACGACACCCCCTTGCAGGTGAAACACGAGGGGCAGGAAGTCCAAATCTGGCTTGAGGATGATTCTAAACTCGACTTTGTCGAAGCCGAGCTGGCAATGTTTATCAAGGATCCTTTAAACCCGCGTTATCAGGCCGCAAGTTGGCATACCGGAAGTACTCAAACCAAACTCAACTACGAACACTATTCTTACTGGCAGCGGATCCGCAGTCAGGCTGGTCCGCTGACTATGGCGGTTATTTTTATCTGCATTGCAGTCTTTATCCTGCAGCAGATTTACGGTGACCAAACCGTAATGGCCTGGCTGTCCTGGCCTGCCGACCGCAGCCAGTATTTTGAGCTATGGCGCTGGTTTACTCCGGCATTTCTGCATTTCTCACTGCTGCACATTCTCTTTAACCTGATGTGGTGGTGGTATCTTGGCGGTCCGGTTGAAAAACTTCTCGGCAGCGGGAAGCTGTTCACCATCGCGCTGATTTCTGCTTTGCTCAGCGGTTGGGGCCAATCTATTTTCAGCGGTATTTTGTTTGGTGGCCTCTCGGGCGTGGTCTACGCACTAATGGGCTACGTCTGGCTGACCGGCGAATTAAAACCCGAAAAGGGCCTCGCCCTGCCGCGTGGGCTAATGATTTTTTCTGTTGCCTGGCTGGTGTTGGGATACTTTAATGTGATGGGCCTCGCAATCGCCAATGCCGCTCATGTTTTTGGTCTGGTCGTGGGACTTATCATGGCCTTTTGCGATACGCGCACACCGCGCGAAAAACGCACTTAG
- a CDS encoding DeoR/GlpR family transcriptional regulator, with product MKQTQRHNAIVELVRQQSYVSTEELVEHFAVSPQTIRRDLNDLAEQNKIHRHHGGAALPSSSVNAAYTDRKVMWSDQKARIAARVASQIPDGSTLFIDIGTTPEAVAHALLDHQDLRIVTNNLNVATLLSPKEDFRILLAGGEVRSRDGGIMGEATLDFISQFRLDYGILGISGIDMDGSLLEFDYHEARIKRAIIENSRNVMLVTDHSKFGRNAMVNLGNMSLIDYMFTDQKPPESVMALISKYEVQLELC from the coding sequence GTGAAACAAACACAACGACATAACGCCATTGTCGAACTGGTGCGCCAGCAAAGCTATGTCAGCACGGAAGAGCTGGTCGAGCATTTTGCCGTCAGCCCGCAAACGATTCGTCGTGACCTCAACGATTTGGCCGAGCAGAATAAAATTCATCGCCACCACGGCGGTGCTGCTCTGCCTTCCAGCTCAGTCAATGCCGCGTACACCGACCGAAAAGTCATGTGGTCAGATCAAAAAGCGCGCATTGCTGCCCGCGTTGCCTCGCAAATCCCTGACGGCTCAACGCTTTTTATCGATATTGGGACCACTCCGGAAGCGGTGGCTCATGCCCTGCTCGACCATCAAGACTTGCGTATTGTTACCAATAATCTCAACGTCGCAACGCTGCTGAGCCCAAAAGAAGATTTCCGCATTTTGCTGGCTGGCGGTGAAGTTCGCAGCCGTGACGGTGGCATTATGGGCGAAGCGACGCTAGATTTTATCTCTCAGTTTCGTCTCGACTACGGCATTCTGGGGATTAGCGGCATTGATATGGACGGTTCGTTGCTCGAATTCGACTATCATGAGGCGCGAATCAAGCGTGCAATAATCGAAAACTCGCGCAATGTGATGTTGGTTACCGACCATTCCAAATTTGGTCGTAACGCCATGGTAAACCTTGGCAATATGAGTCTGATCGATTACATGTTTACCGATCAGAAACCGCCAGAAAGCGTGATGGCGCTGATCAGCAAGTATGAAGTTCAGCTAGAACTCTGCTAA
- the glgX gene encoding glycogen debranching protein GlgX, translated as MNSLQPGKPAPFGASYDGNGINFCLFSAEAEKIELCLFDEQGNEKRLPLHARSGNRWHGYLPGGKVGQRYGYRVHGPFNPATGHRFNAHKLLIDPSAHALEGSLVDDPRLNGGIDILDTRDSADLVPKSVVTADKFDWHRDVSPAVPWGRTVIYEAHVRGLTQLHPEIPEALRGTYAALGHPVMLAYFKKLGITALELLPVQHHADEPRLQRLGLSNYWGYNVLGPCALEPDYASGQNGVSAIDEFKTAIMALHQAGIEVILDVVFNHSAELDVGGPTVSLRGLDNRAWYWLNEDGSDNNLTGCGNAMRLIDEDIIAWTLDSLRYWVKSFHIDGFRFDLGTLLGRTPEYLVDSPLFRAIKADPLLSNCKLIAEPWDIGAGGYQVGNFPYPFAEWSDRWRDDIRKFWLHGTLPLGQFATRFSASDDLFEHEGRLPYSAINMLTAHDGFTLRDLVSFNEKHNESNGENNRDGHDNNYSQNHGEEGLNASAAVSQQRRLSQKALLATLLLSQGTPMLLAGDEFGNSQQGNNNAYCQNNEISWLDWQNGDSEMTDYVAALIALRKKIPALMRDKWWQGTSEDVHWLDRWGQPMTTPGWEQGGQQCLQILLSDRWLLVVNSSLNDVEMALPEGRWQCVAPFGNEQQNVREGSSWRATAKTLCVLIQG; from the coding sequence ATGAACTCTCTTCAGCCCGGCAAGCCCGCACCGTTTGGAGCGAGTTACGACGGAAATGGCATTAATTTTTGCCTGTTTTCTGCCGAGGCTGAAAAGATTGAGCTTTGCCTGTTTGACGAACAGGGCAACGAAAAACGCCTGCCGCTGCATGCCAGAAGTGGCAACCGCTGGCACGGCTATTTGCCGGGTGGAAAAGTAGGCCAGCGCTACGGCTATCGCGTTCACGGGCCGTTTAATCCCGCCACCGGCCATCGTTTTAATGCACACAAGCTGCTGATAGACCCCAGCGCGCACGCGTTGGAAGGCTCGCTGGTAGACGATCCTCGTCTCAATGGCGGCATTGATATCCTCGACACGCGCGACAGTGCCGATCTGGTGCCGAAATCGGTGGTTACCGCCGATAAATTTGACTGGCATCGTGATGTCTCTCCGGCTGTTCCCTGGGGCAGAACCGTGATTTATGAGGCCCACGTGCGCGGTTTGACGCAGCTTCATCCCGAGATCCCCGAGGCGCTGCGTGGAACCTATGCCGCGCTGGGTCATCCGGTAATGCTGGCCTATTTTAAAAAGCTCGGCATAACTGCACTGGAACTTTTACCGGTACAGCATCACGCCGATGAGCCAAGGCTACAGCGGTTAGGTTTGAGTAATTACTGGGGTTACAACGTGTTAGGCCCCTGTGCTTTGGAGCCGGATTACGCCAGCGGCCAAAACGGCGTCAGCGCGATAGATGAATTTAAAACCGCCATTATGGCGCTGCATCAGGCGGGCATTGAAGTGATTCTCGACGTGGTGTTTAACCACAGCGCCGAGCTGGACGTGGGCGGGCCGACGGTTTCGTTACGCGGTCTCGACAATCGCGCCTGGTACTGGCTCAACGAAGACGGCAGCGACAACAATCTTACCGGCTGTGGTAACGCGATGCGTTTGATTGACGAGGATATTATTGCCTGGACACTCGACAGCCTGCGTTACTGGGTCAAAAGCTTCCACATCGACGGTTTTCGTTTTGATCTCGGAACGTTACTGGGCCGCACGCCGGAATATTTGGTGGATTCACCGCTGTTCAGGGCGATCAAGGCCGATCCGCTGCTGAGCAACTGCAAGCTGATTGCCGAGCCGTGGGACATTGGTGCGGGCGGTTATCAGGTGGGTAATTTTCCCTATCCTTTCGCCGAGTGGAGCGATCGCTGGCGTGACGATATCCGCAAATTCTGGCTGCACGGCACGCTGCCGCTGGGGCAGTTCGCGACTCGTTTTTCGGCCTCTGACGATCTGTTTGAACATGAGGGCCGTTTGCCTTACTCAGCCATTAATATGCTGACCGCGCACGACGGATTTACGCTGCGTGATTTAGTAAGTTTTAACGAGAAGCACAATGAGAGCAACGGCGAGAACAACCGCGACGGCCACGATAACAACTACAGCCAGAACCACGGTGAAGAGGGCCTGAACGCCTCCGCAGCCGTTAGCCAGCAGCGGCGTTTGAGCCAAAAAGCACTGCTGGCAACGCTGCTGTTATCGCAGGGCACGCCGATGCTGCTGGCGGGTGACGAATTCGGTAATTCACAGCAAGGCAATAACAATGCCTATTGCCAGAATAACGAAATCAGCTGGCTGGACTGGCAGAACGGCGACAGCGAGATGACTGATTATGTGGCGGCACTGATCGCGTTACGCAAAAAAATTCCGGCATTGATGCGAGACAAATGGTGGCAGGGAACTTCTGAAGATGTGCATTGGCTAGACCGCTGGGGGCAGCCGATGACCACACCCGGCTGGGAACAAGGCGGGCAGCAATGTTTGCAAATTTTATTGTCCGACCGCTGGTTACTGGTGGTTAATTCATCACTGAATGACGTCGAAATGGCATTACCCGAAGGCCGCTGGCAGTGTGTTGCGCCCTTTGGCAATGAACAGCAAAACGTCAGGGAAGGCTCGTCTTGGCGGGCAACGGCAAAAACACTCTGCGTATTGATCCAAGGTTAG
- the glgP gene encoding glycogen phosphorylase, with product MTSPINYTSPTVSVDALKHSIAYKLMFILGKDPSVANQHDWLNATLFAVRDRMVERWLRSNRHQLSQDVRQVYYLSMEFLIGRTLSNALLSMGIYDDIKQALDEMGLDLEELIGEENDPGLGNGGLGRLAACFLDSLATLALPGRGYGIRYEYGMFAQNIVNGEQRESPDYWLEYGNPWEFQRYNTRYKVRFGGRLQHEGSKTRWLETEEVVAVAYDQVIPGFDTDATNTLRLWGAQASNEINLGKFNQGDYFAAVEDKNHSENVSRVLYPDDSTYSGRELRLRQEYFLVSATVQDILVRHYNTHKTFDNLADKISIHLNDTHPVLSIPELMRLLIDDHKVSWLSAWDTVSRVFSYTNHTLMTEALETWPVDMLGKILPRHLQIIFEINEHFLNHVEEVLPGDNAMKSRVSIIDENNGRKVRMAWLAVIASHKVNGVSALHSDLMVKSLFADFARIYPDRFCNMTNGVTPRRWLGLANKPLSALLDDAIGHTWRTDLSQLAELKQDIDYPSFLKALQKAKYENKKRLAAYVGEKLEVVIDPHSLFDVQIKRIHEYKRQLLNVLHVITRYNRIIDDPEANFVPRTVIFAGKAASAYYAAKQIIHLINDVATVINNDPRTQHKLKVVFIPNYSVSLAQLIIPAADLSEQISLAGTEASGTSNMKFALNGALTIGTLDGANVEMLEHVGEENIFIFGNTTPEVEALRQNGYNPHDYYDNDPELHKVLTQIATGVFSPTDPRRYHNLFDSLVNLGDHYQLLADYRSYVDTQDKVDELYQQQDEWSRRALLNIANMGYFSSDRTISEYAEKIWNIKPVKL from the coding sequence ATGACTTCACCGATTAACTATACTTCGCCGACCGTCAGCGTCGATGCACTTAAGCATTCCATCGCTTATAAGCTGATGTTTATTCTTGGGAAGGACCCTTCTGTTGCCAACCAGCATGACTGGCTGAACGCCACGCTATTCGCCGTTCGCGACCGCATGGTCGAGCGCTGGCTGCGTTCGAATCGGCATCAGCTTTCCCAGGATGTACGTCAGGTTTACTATCTTTCCATGGAGTTTCTAATTGGCCGTACCTTGTCTAATGCGCTGCTGTCGATGGGAATTTACGATGATATCAAACAGGCACTCGACGAGATGGGCCTGGATCTGGAAGAGTTGATTGGCGAGGAAAATGACCCTGGCCTCGGCAACGGGGGTTTAGGGCGTCTGGCAGCCTGTTTCCTGGATTCCCTGGCTACGCTGGCGCTACCTGGGCGCGGTTACGGCATCCGTTATGAATACGGTATGTTCGCGCAAAATATTGTTAACGGTGAGCAGCGCGAGTCGCCGGACTACTGGCTGGAATACGGTAACCCGTGGGAGTTCCAGCGCTACAACACCCGCTATAAAGTCCGTTTTGGTGGCCGCTTGCAGCATGAGGGTTCCAAGACGCGCTGGCTGGAAACTGAAGAGGTCGTGGCGGTCGCCTACGATCAGGTCATTCCCGGTTTCGATACCGATGCCACCAATACATTAAGGCTGTGGGGCGCGCAGGCGAGTAATGAAATTAATCTTGGTAAGTTTAATCAGGGCGATTACTTTGCTGCGGTAGAAGATAAAAACCATTCAGAAAACGTGTCGCGAGTGCTCTATCCCGATGACTCGACCTATTCTGGCCGCGAGCTGCGTTTGCGTCAGGAGTATTTCCTGGTCTCCGCCACGGTGCAGGACATTCTGGTCCGCCATTACAATACCCACAAAACCTTCGACAATCTGGCGGATAAAATCTCTATCCACCTGAATGACACCCACCCGGTGCTGTCGATCCCCGAGTTGATGCGCCTGCTGATTGACGATCACAAGGTCAGCTGGCTGTCGGCGTGGGACACGGTAAGTCGCGTGTTTTCTTACACTAACCACACGCTGATGACCGAGGCGCTGGAAACCTGGCCGGTAGACATGCTCGGCAAGATCCTGCCGCGTCATTTGCAGATCATTTTTGAAATCAATGAACACTTCCTCAATCATGTTGAAGAGGTGCTGCCAGGGGACAACGCAATGAAATCGCGCGTGTCGATCATTGATGAAAACAACGGTCGCAAGGTGCGTATGGCGTGGTTGGCGGTTATTGCCAGCCATAAAGTCAACGGTGTCTCGGCGCTGCATTCGGATTTGATGGTCAAATCGCTGTTTGCCGATTTCGCCAGGATCTATCCTGATCGCTTCTGCAATATGACCAACGGCGTGACGCCGCGTCGCTGGCTTGGGCTGGCTAACAAACCACTATCTGCGCTGCTCGATGACGCGATTGGCCACACTTGGCGCACCGATCTCAGCCAGCTGGCGGAGCTGAAGCAGGACATTGACTATCCGAGTTTCCTGAAAGCATTGCAGAAAGCCAAGTACGAAAATAAAAAACGTCTGGCCGCTTATGTTGGCGAGAAACTTGAGGTGGTCATCGATCCTCACAGCCTGTTCGACGTGCAGATCAAGCGTATTCACGAGTACAAACGCCAATTGCTGAACGTGCTGCACGTGATTACCCGCTATAACCGGATTATTGACGATCCCGAGGCTAATTTTGTGCCGCGCACGGTGATCTTCGCCGGTAAAGCCGCCTCTGCATATTATGCCGCCAAGCAGATCATTCATTTGATCAACGACGTGGCGACGGTGATCAACAACGATCCGCGCACCCAGCATAAGCTGAAAGTGGTGTTTATTCCGAACTACAGCGTCAGTCTGGCTCAGCTGATTATTCCGGCGGCCGATCTTTCCGAGCAAATTTCACTGGCGGGCACTGAGGCGTCGGGCACCAGTAACATGAAGTTTGCCCTCAACGGGGCGCTGACCATTGGTACGCTTGACGGTGCCAACGTCGAGATGCTGGAGCACGTCGGCGAGGAGAATATCTTTATCTTTGGCAACACCACGCCGGAGGTTGAAGCGCTGCGGCAAAATGGCTACAACCCGCATGATTATTACGATAATGACCCAGAGCTGCACAAAGTCCTGACGCAGATTGCCACCGGAGTTTTCAGTCCGACCGATCCGCGCCGTTATCACAACCTGTTCGATAGCCTGGTTAACCTTGGCGATCACTATCAGCTGCTGGCGGATTATCGCAGCTATGTCGATACGCAAGATAAGGTCGACGAGCTTTATCAACAGCAGGACGAATGGTCACGCCGGGCGCTGCTAAATATTGCCAACATGGGATATTTCTCGTCAGACCGAACGATCAGTGAATATGCGGAGAAAATTTGGAATATTAAGCCGGTGAAGCTTTGA
- the glgC gene encoding glucose-1-phosphate adenylyltransferase — translation MATLEFNDRMMLARQLPLKSVALILAGGRGSRLKDLTNTRAKPAVHFGGKFRIIDFALSNCLNSGIRRIGVITQYQSHTLVQHIQRGWSFLNEEMNEFVDLLPAQQRQMTENWYKGTADAVYQNLDIIRRYNAEYVVILAGDHIYKMDYSRMLIDHVEKGGECTVACLEVPLEEASEFGVMDVAENYQIKSFLEKPKNPPSIPGQPDKAMASMGVYIFNADYLFSLLEEDMASEESSHDFGKDLIPKITRQGVAWAHPFQLSCVTSNNELPPYWRDVGTIDAYWRANLDLASVTPELDMYDTNWPIRTHMEPLPPAKFVQDRSGSHGMTMNSLVSGGCIVSGSVVVHSVLFPRVRINSFCNIDSSILLPDVNVGRSCRLRRCVIDRACHIPEGMVIGENAEEDSKRFYRSESGIVLVTRSMLAKL, via the coding sequence ATGGCTACATTAGAATTTAATGACCGCATGATGTTGGCGAGACAACTGCCTCTCAAATCGGTAGCGCTGATCCTGGCCGGTGGAAGGGGATCGCGTCTAAAAGATCTCACGAACACCCGAGCCAAACCCGCAGTTCATTTTGGTGGCAAGTTTCGGATTATTGATTTTGCCCTGTCGAACTGCCTCAACTCGGGGATCCGCCGGATCGGCGTGATCACGCAGTATCAATCGCACACGCTGGTGCAGCATATTCAGCGCGGCTGGTCATTCCTGAACGAAGAAATGAATGAGTTTGTCGACCTGCTTCCGGCACAGCAACGTCAGATGACCGAGAATTGGTACAAAGGTACCGCTGATGCGGTTTATCAGAATCTGGATATTATTCGCCGCTATAACGCCGAGTACGTGGTTATCCTCGCGGGGGACCATATTTACAAGATGGATTACTCGCGCATGTTGATCGATCACGTCGAAAAAGGCGGCGAATGTACCGTAGCCTGTCTCGAAGTTCCGCTGGAAGAGGCGAGCGAATTCGGCGTCATGGACGTGGCTGAAAATTACCAGATTAAGTCATTTCTCGAGAAACCAAAGAATCCGCCGTCGATTCCCGGCCAACCTGACAAGGCAATGGCCAGCATGGGGGTCTATATTTTTAATGCGGACTATTTATTCAGTTTACTGGAAGAGGATATGGCCAGTGAAGAATCGAGCCATGATTTTGGTAAGGATCTGATCCCTAAAATTACTCGTCAGGGCGTTGCCTGGGCGCATCCTTTCCAGCTGTCCTGCGTGACCTCGAACAATGAATTACCGCCATATTGGCGCGACGTGGGCACGATAGACGCCTACTGGCGCGCCAATCTGGACCTGGCTTCGGTGACGCCGGAGCTGGACATGTACGACACCAATTGGCCAATTCGCACACATATGGAACCGCTGCCGCCAGCCAAATTTGTGCAAGACCGTTCGGGAAGTCATGGCATGACCATGAACTCGCTGGTCTCGGGAGGCTGTATTGTTTCTGGATCGGTAGTTGTACATTCAGTGCTTTTTCCGCGCGTGCGCATTAATTCATTTTGCAATATCGACTCAAGCATCCTATTACCTGATGTTAACGTCGGCCGCTCCTGCCGTCTGCGTCGGTGTGTGATAGACAGAGCTTGCCATATCCCGGAAGGCATGGTGATTGGAGAGAATGCAGAGGAAGACAGCAAGCGTTTTTATCGGTCGGAAAGCGGGATCGTTCTAGTGACCCGCAGCATGCTGGCGAAATTATAG
- the glpD gene encoding glycerol-3-phosphate dehydrogenase — METKDLIVIGGGINGAGIAADAAGRGLSVLLLEAQDLACATSSASTKLIHGGLRYLEHYEFRLVSEALAEREVLLKLAPHIAFPMRFRLPHQPHLRPAWMIRIGLFMYDHLGKRTSLQGSNSLKFGENSVLKPEITRGFEYSDCWVDDARLVVLNAQEVEERGGEIRTRTRVNRAWRENGLWMVEAQEIDTGKTFTFRAKGLVNAAGPWVKQLFDDGLKLKSPYGIRLIKGSHIVVPRVHTEQQSYILQNEDNRIAFVIPWMDEFSIIGTTDVEYHGDPKSVKIDDEEVDYLLKIYNSYFKKQLTKEDIVWTYSGVRPLCDDESDSAQKITRDYTLDVHDEQGKAPLLSIFGGKLTTYRKLAEHAMEKLSKYYPNAGPAWTKNGVLPGGNINGDRDGYAIELSRRYSWLSESLALRYARTYGSQTDLILEGSTGIASLGENFGHELYEAELRYLVEKEWVVELDDAIWRRTKLGMWLTKPEQARVAEWLKNNAQQRKGLSLAS, encoded by the coding sequence GTGGAAACCAAAGACTTGATCGTAATCGGTGGCGGCATCAACGGCGCCGGTATCGCAGCAGATGCGGCTGGCCGTGGGCTGTCTGTCTTGCTGCTTGAAGCGCAAGACTTGGCCTGCGCGACCTCTTCGGCCAGTACTAAACTCATTCATGGCGGTCTGCGCTATCTTGAGCATTACGAATTCCGTCTGGTCAGCGAAGCGCTGGCTGAACGCGAAGTTCTGCTGAAATTAGCGCCGCACATCGCCTTCCCTATGCGTTTCCGCCTGCCGCATCAGCCACATCTGCGCCCGGCGTGGATGATCCGCATCGGTTTGTTTATGTACGACCATTTGGGTAAACGCACCAGTCTGCAAGGCAGTAACAGCCTGAAATTTGGCGAAAACTCCGTGCTGAAGCCTGAGATTACTCGCGGTTTTGAATATTCTGACTGCTGGGTCGATGATGCTCGTCTGGTGGTACTGAATGCTCAGGAAGTCGAAGAGCGCGGCGGTGAAATTCGTACTCGCACCCGTGTTAATCGTGCATGGCGCGAAAACGGTCTGTGGATGGTTGAAGCGCAGGAAATTGATACCGGCAAGACCTTTACCTTCCGGGCCAAAGGTTTGGTCAACGCCGCGGGTCCGTGGGTCAAACAGCTGTTTGATGACGGCCTGAAGCTGAAATCGCCTTATGGTATTCGCCTGATTAAAGGCAGCCATATCGTGGTGCCACGCGTGCATACCGAACAGCAGTCTTATATCCTGCAAAACGAAGACAACCGAATTGCCTTCGTGATTCCGTGGATGGATGAATTCTCGATTATCGGTACCACTGACGTGGAATATCACGGCGACCCGAAAAGCGTCAAAATCGACGACGAAGAAGTCGACTATTTGCTGAAAATTTACAACAGCTACTTTAAAAAGCAGCTGACCAAAGAAGATATTGTCTGGACCTATTCTGGCGTGCGTCCGCTGTGTGATGACGAATCGGACTCTGCCCAGAAGATCACTCGCGACTACACGCTGGACGTGCATGACGAACAGGGTAAGGCTCCGCTGCTGTCTATTTTCGGCGGCAAGTTGACCACCTATCGTAAGCTGGCCGAACACGCGATGGAGAAACTGTCGAAATATTACCCTAACGCCGGTCCTGCCTGGACCAAAAATGGCGTGCTGCCGGGCGGTAACATCAACGGTGATCGCGACGGCTACGCCATTGAACTGAGCCGTCGTTACAGCTGGCTCTCAGAGTCTCTGGCGCTTCGTTATGCTCGCACCTACGGCAGCCAGACCGATCTGATCCTTGAAGGATCGACCGGAATTGCGTCGCTGGGTGAAAATTTCGGTCATGAACTGTATGAGGCCGAGCTACGCTATCTGGTTGAGAAAGAGTGGGTTGTCGAGCTGGATGATGCAATTTGGCGTCGTACCAAGTTGGGGATGTGGCTCACCAAGCCTGAGCAGGCGCGTGTGGCCGAATGGCTGAAAAATAACGCGCAGCAGCGTAAAGGCCTGTCACTGGCGTCATAA
- the glgA gene encoding glycogen synthase GlgA, with the protein MQVLHVCSELFPLLKTGGLADVAGALPAAQIAEGDDVRVLIPAFPDVKKGMGETQLVASIDTFAGHVDLRFALYNGVGIYLIDTPYLYNRPGSPYHDQSSNAYVDNHLRFGLLSWIACELACGLDPNWKPEVVHSHDWHAGLTSAYIVARGRPAKTVFTVHNLAFQGLFFAQHLAELQLPAEFFQMRGLEFYGQISFLKAGLFYSDHVTTVSPTYAKEITQPAFGYGMESLLLERLSEGKLTGILNGVDEAIWEPKTDVLLSARYSADDLRAKAINKAYLQRAMGLDVDDSRLVFAVVSRLTSQKGLDLVLEGLPELLEQGGQLAVLGAGDAVLQQAFLAAAADHPGQVGVQLGYHEAFSHRIIAGADVIMVPSRFEPCGLTQLYGLKYGTLPLVRRTGGLADTVVDCALENLADGTASGFVFEESTGKSLSNAIRRAFVLWSRPKHWRHVQHHAMGIDFGWKVAAQAYKSLYQRL; encoded by the coding sequence ATGCAGGTTTTACATGTTTGTTCCGAGCTGTTTCCTCTGTTGAAAACTGGCGGTCTTGCTGACGTTGCCGGCGCTTTGCCCGCCGCGCAAATTGCCGAGGGGGATGACGTTCGAGTGCTGATTCCTGCTTTTCCCGATGTCAAAAAAGGCATGGGTGAAACGCAGTTAGTCGCCTCCATAGACACCTTCGCCGGCCACGTAGACCTGCGTTTTGCTCTCTACAATGGGGTCGGGATCTATCTGATCGATACTCCTTATCTCTACAACCGGCCCGGCAGCCCGTATCACGATCAGTCCTCCAACGCCTATGTAGACAACCATTTGCGGTTTGGCCTGTTGAGCTGGATCGCCTGCGAGCTGGCGTGTGGGCTTGACCCTAACTGGAAGCCGGAAGTGGTTCATTCCCACGACTGGCACGCCGGGTTAACTTCGGCCTACATTGTTGCTCGCGGGCGTCCGGCAAAAACAGTATTTACTGTACACAACCTGGCGTTTCAGGGGCTGTTTTTTGCTCAGCATCTGGCCGAATTACAGCTGCCAGCCGAGTTTTTCCAGATGCGCGGCCTCGAATTTTACGGGCAGATTTCCTTCCTCAAGGCCGGGCTGTTCTATTCTGATCACGTCACTACGGTCAGCCCGACCTATGCCAAAGAGATCACTCAACCGGCATTTGGTTACGGCATGGAATCGCTGCTGCTTGAGCGGCTTAGCGAAGGCAAGCTGACCGGGATCCTTAACGGGGTTGACGAGGCCATTTGGGAACCTAAAACCGACGTGTTGTTGTCCGCGCGTTACAGCGCCGATGACTTGCGCGCCAAGGCAATCAACAAAGCTTATTTACAACGCGCCATGGGGCTTGACGTGGACGACTCGCGGCTGGTTTTTGCCGTGGTGAGCCGTCTGACCAGCCAGAAAGGGCTGGATTTGGTGCTCGAAGGATTACCCGAGCTGCTCGAGCAAGGCGGGCAACTGGCGGTGCTGGGCGCGGGTGATGCTGTGCTGCAACAGGCGTTCTTGGCCGCGGCGGCAGACCATCCCGGACAAGTCGGCGTTCAGCTGGGTTATCACGAAGCTTTTTCACACCGCATTATCGCCGGTGCCGACGTCATCATGGTGCCAAGCCGGTTTGAGCCGTGCGGATTAACGCAGCTTTATGGTTTGAAATACGGCACGCTGCCGCTGGTGCGCCGCACCGGTGGACTGGCCGATACCGTGGTGGATTGTGCACTGGAAAATCTGGCCGATGGCACGGCGAGCGGGTTTGTGTTTGAAGAAAGCACCGGAAAGTCGCTAAGCAATGCTATTCGCCGTGCATTCGTGCTGTGGAGTCGCCCGAAACATTGGCGGCACGTGCAGCATCATGCAATGGGAATTGATTTTGGTTGGAAAGTAGCTGCGCAGGCTTATAAGAGCCTTTATCAACGGCTTTGA